One Glycine soja cultivar W05 chromosome 2, ASM419377v2, whole genome shotgun sequence genomic region harbors:
- the LOC114383592 gene encoding uncharacterized protein LOC114383592, which yields MDIDEWEFLSDDGYLDFNEEGGKQKQKQNSFGKLDSEGIFDMDYFCSSPPPPRVRTQLVPLPIQLEPKIGKAPEDILVKDIIKSSPMEVAIATPSENTKEFETVEADRVKVFFKIKEKSEFVDMKRGILAPMDAAGSLKFEDKGEAMEIITSPRRRVIEKDVCDKEEESTWEEDNNSGFNLWKWSLTGVGAICSFGVAAATICVLFFGSQQRNKLKQDQKIRFQIYTDDKRIKQVVQHATKLNDAISAARGVPMSRAHISVGGYYDGL from the exons ATGGATATTGATGAGTGGGAGTTTCTCTCTGATGATGGCTACCTTGATTTCAATGAAGAGGGTGGGAAGCAAAAGCAAAAGCAGAATTCCTTTGGAAAATTGGACTCCGAGGGCATCTTTGACATGGACTACTTTTgctcatcaccaccaccaccaagggTGAGAACTCAACTAGTCCCTTTGCCAATTCAATTGGAGCCAAAAATTGGGAAGGCCCCAGAAGATATTTTGGTGAAAGACATCATCAAGAGTAGTCCTATGGAAGTGGCTATTGCTACCCCATCAGAGAACACAAAGGAATTTGAGACAGTGGAAGCTGATAGAGTGAAggttttcttcaagatcaaggaGAAAAGTGAGTTTGTGGACATGAAAAGGGGAATCTTGGCTCCAATGGATGCTGCTGGTTCCTTGAAATTTGAGGACAAAGGTGAGGCCATGGAGATCATCACCTCTCCCAGAAGGAGGGTTATTGAGAAGGATGTGTGTGACAAAGAAGAGGAGTCCACTTGGGAGGAAGACAACAACAGTGGTTTCAACTTGTGGAAGTGGAGTTTGACAGGTGTTGGAGCTATCTGTTCTTTTGGTGTTGCTGCTGCTACTATTTGTGTTCTCTTCTTTGGAAGCCAGCAGAGGAACAAACTAAAGCAGGATCAGAAGATTCGGTTCCAGATCTATACTGATGACAAG AGGATTAAGCAAGTGGTGCAGCATGCGACCAAATTGAATGATGCAATTTCAGCAGCAAGAGGTGTTCCTATGAGCAGAGCTCACATAAGCGTTGGTGGTTACTATGATGGTCTTTGA